The genomic region GCATCGGCTACGGCAGGGTCTCCACCCGCGACCAACACCCCGAAGCGCAACACGACGCCCTCACCGCCGCCGGCTGCGACCAGATCTTCATCGACCACGCCTCCGGCAAACTCGCCCGCCGACCCCAGCTCGAGCAAGCCCTCGCCGTCGCCGGCCGCCAGGGCGACCAGCTCGTCATCACCAAGCTCGACCGGCTCGGCCGATCCCTCGAACACCTCATCGACCTGTCCCACGACCTGAACACCCGCGCGGTCGACCTGGTCGTCCTCGATCAAGGCATCGACACCTCCACCGCCGTCGGCCGAATGTCCTTCCACATCCTCGGCTCCATCGCCGAATACGAACACGCCCTCATGCCCGAACGCACCCACGACGGCCTCGCCGCCGCCCGGGCTCGCGGCCGCACCGGCGGCCAGAAACCCAAGCTCGGCACCCGCCAGGCCCGGGTGGCCCGGCAGATGTACGAGGAGATGGTCGAGAAGGGCCGGCACCGCTCCACCGTCGCCCAGATCGCCACCGAGTTCGGCGTCGCCCGACCCACCATTTGCCGCTACCTCGACGCGGCACCCACCGAATTGGAGGCCGCAGCGTCGTCCTGAGGTGCCGTACAACCAGTCAGGCGCGCGTCACTGTGCGCAGCACTCGCACGACCCGTCGCAGCCCGAGGTTTCCACCACCGCAACGGGAATTGCAGCCATGGGCGAACAGCAGGAATCGCCCTTCCACGCGTCGCGGCCCTCTCTGACCGCCACAGCAGAGATGACGAGAGCGACGATCGGATCAGCCCAGGACCAGCCCAACAGCGAGTTCAGCAGCAGCCCGGTGGCGCACACCCGCCTACCCCTGATGATCGGGTGCCCCTCGCCGCGTGGAGCCCGGGATCAGGCGATCGGGGTGTCGGCAGGTGCGGTCAGCCGTCGGAGCACCGTCCACAAGACGAGGAGGGCGACGGTGTTGGCGGCGATGATCAGCCAGATGACGGCGGTGATGCTGTGGTCGTACACCAGGCCCAGGACGCCGCCGGCGACGAGCAGGCCCAGCCCGCGGACCAGAGCCAGCCAACCGAAGGCAGCCGCGCGGGCGTTCGACGGAACGAGTTGGGTGACGACAACTTTGATGGTGGAGTCCAGGATGCCGTTGACGATGCCCCAGATGGCCACCCCGACCCAGACCAGCGCCGGGGTGTTGGTGAAGGCGACAGCAGCAAACGATGCTGCGACGGGGACCAGCAGCAACACCCGCGGTCCGTTCCGGTCGTAGATCCGTCCCACCACCAGGCCGCTGATCCCATCGACCAGCATGGCCAGCGCGAACAGCACCGGGATCGCCGCCTCGGTGAGTAGCCCCCTGGTCTGGGCGTGAAAGGCCAGCAGGGGAAAGGAGGCGATGCCGCAGGACAACACCGCAACGGCGGCGATGTAGCGCCACACCAGCGCAGGAAGTACCGGTCGTTGATACTTCGCCGGGTCCGCGGTGTCTGTGCCGGCCGAGGTCGAGGTCGAGGTCGAGGTCGAGGTCGGTGCAGGGTTGGCCGATTGTTCGTAGGCGGCGGGGTCCGGTACGCGGCGCCGCAACCACAGCAGCAGCACCAGCACCAGCACACCCGGGACGATGAGCACGCCGAAGGCGAGCCGATAGTCACCCTGGCGCCAGGACAACACTGCTGCCAGCAGCAGCGGTCCGACGACGGCGCCGAATTGATCCATCGCCTGGTGCACACCGAACGCGGTTCCGCGGCCGGTCCGGGTGGAGGCGTGCGAGAGCAGCGTGTCCTTGGCCGGCGATCTGACGGCCTTGCCCAGCCTTTCGGTGGCGTAGAGCACCAGGGCCGGGGCCAGCAGATGGGTGACGCCGATCAGCGGGACGCTGAGCACGGTGAGCGCATATCCGGTGATGGTCCACGCCCAGTAGTGCCGACTGCGGGCCACCAGGTACCCGGAGATCACCCGCAGGCCGTAGCCGATGAACTCGCCGGCGCCGGCGACCACGCCGACGATGGTGGCCGATGCTCCCAGGGTCGCCAGATACGGACCGATGATGCTGCGAGCACCCTCGTACACCATGTCGGCCAGCAGACTGACCAGGCCGAAGGACAACACGAAATGCCACGGCCGCAGCCCAGGTTCGTTCCCGGTCGGAACCCCGGCACTTCTCATCGCTGACATACCCACCCTCGGGATGCTGCACGGTAACCAACCTGGAGCCAGTGGCGTGGTTCGTCACGGTACCGGTCAGGAGGGGTCCGCCTGCGGTCCGAAAGTGGTGCACCCCATCCAGCCGCTCATCATTCACCGGATGAGCACGCACATCAGGATGATCGGTATACGGCGTCGTGCAGACGATGGACCTCCGAGCGTTCCGCCTCCCTGACCGTTCTGGCCAGCGGGCGCTGGCCACCGCCCGCGCCATCGGTCGGATCGCCCAACCGATGCAGGACTGCCGCGGCGTCCACCGCCCCCGCTTCGGCCCACCGCGGCACCGTCAGCACCGGGCGCTGGTCCGCCCAGCAGCCCAGCTGGGGCGCGATGACGGCGGTACCGACGTCCGCGCAGGCCTCGACCCAACCCGAGTGGGTCCCCCAGCGGTACGGCAGCAGCAGCGCATCCAGCGACGACAACCACCGCCAGAGCTGCTCGTCAGGAACCCCGGGTGCGACGACATCCAACCGCCAGCGGCCCTCCTGTGCGCCTGACAGCAGCCTCGCCCCCGCTGCCTTCCGCTCCCCGTCGTCACGGCCTCGGCCGTCGAAGAGCTGCTGCGAGACCCTTACGGTCGGCGTCGGTCCCGGCCACCCGTCCAGGAAGTCGAGTACTGCCGCGGTGTCGATGTTCGCCCGGAGGGCGCCCAGCGAAACGCCGATCTGCGGCGCGTCGAGCGAGCGCGGTGCGGCCCTGGTCCCGACCAGCTCGAGCGGAAGCAGGTGCGGGTGCTGGATGACGACGGCCTCGACTCCCCACCGCTGCCGCAGCACGGACGCGGCCGCCGAGGTCAGGGTGACGATGCGATCAGCGGCGTCGAGCGCCGCCCGCAGGTTGTCGTGGTGGCGGGTCTGGTCCGTCAGGTGCGGGTTGTCGATGTCGTGGACGGTGACGACGAGCAGCGCGCCCGCAGTGTGCACCGCTGCTGACCAGGCAGTGACCTCCGCCGGGCTCAGATGTTCGTACCCGAAGTGCAGGTGGACCACGTCGAAGGTCCCCGCGTGTGCCTGCTGCCAGGCGGGATCCAGCACCACGCTCGGATGCCAGCTCCCCGGGACGACCGGCGGAGTGGGATCGGGCAGGGTGCTGAAGAGCGCAGCGCGCTCGGCGACCGGCTCCAGATGGCGGACGTAGGCGTGCTCGCCAGGGACGTGCAGCACCCGGAGCCGAGGTTGCGTCATCGCCGTCGGCTCGGGGAACCGGTCGACCACCAGACCACCCACTTGTCGTCAGGGACACCATCGCCGGCCGGGACACAGCGCCCCACCGACCGGTTCCCCGACAGCGTCCACGGAAACGGGTACCCGGATGACCGCACCGACCGCGCCCGCGGCGCTGCACCTGGTGTTCGGACCACCCGAGCACGGCGTCACCCGGCACGCTCTCGAACTCGCCGCCGCGGCGGGCGAGCCGATCTGCCATCTCGATCGTCCGGCACCGCCCACCCTCGGGGCCGTGCTGCAGGCGCTGTCCCAGGAGGCGCTGCCGTCCGGAACCCCCGTCCACCTGCACGTCACCGATCGGCTGCTGGGTGCGACCCCGGCGGACGCCGCGGCGCTGGTCGAGGGCCTGGCCGCCGTGCATCCGATCAGCGTCACCCTGCACGACCTGCCGCAACCCTCCGACGGTCCCGAACGGTTCGCGCGCCGCGCAGCGGCCTACCACCGGATCGCCGTAGCCGCGATCTCGGTCCAGGTGTCCAGCCGTCACGAACGGGCGCTGCT from Nakamurella sp. A5-74 harbors:
- a CDS encoding recombinase family protein — protein: MRIGYGRVSTRDQHPEAQHDALTAAGCDQIFIDHASGKLARRPQLEQALAVAGRQGDQLVITKLDRLGRSLEHLIDLSHDLNTRAVDLVVLDQGIDTSTAVGRMSFHILGSIAEYEHALMPERTHDGLAAARARGRTGGQKPKLGTRQARVARQMYEEMVEKGRHRSTVAQIATEFGVARPTICRYLDAAPTELEAAASS
- a CDS encoding MFS transporter — protein: MSAMRSAGVPTGNEPGLRPWHFVLSFGLVSLLADMVYEGARSIIGPYLATLGASATIVGVVAGAGEFIGYGLRVISGYLVARSRHYWAWTITGYALTVLSVPLIGVTHLLAPALVLYATERLGKAVRSPAKDTLLSHASTRTGRGTAFGVHQAMDQFGAVVGPLLLAAVLSWRQGDYRLAFGVLIVPGVLVLVLLLWLRRRVPDPAAYEQSANPAPTSTSTSTSTSAGTDTADPAKYQRPVLPALVWRYIAAVAVLSCGIASFPLLAFHAQTRGLLTEAAIPVLFALAMLVDGISGLVVGRIYDRNGPRVLLLVPVAASFAAVAFTNTPALVWVGVAIWGIVNGILDSTIKVVVTQLVPSNARAAAFGWLALVRGLGLLVAGGVLGLVYDHSITAVIWLIIAANTVALLVLWTVLRRLTAPADTPIA